TTTTGAGAAGATCAAACTTTTCAATTTCCATTGAAATTTCAGTTCCATTTCCATGTCTCTCTATTGATGAACAAAGCTTAATTCTTTAATTTaatcaacaacaaaaaaacaaaatgaaactttcaattaattttttcaaaatccTACCACTCATTTTAGGGTTTTCCATTACCACACAAGCTCAACCCACTTATCTCTGCCACATCTGCCCAAACGCCACCGTTTTCGCCATAAACAGCACTTATCACACCAATCTCAACTTAACCCTCTCTTCTCTTTCCTTAAACGCAAATCGGACTACCGGATTCTACAACACCTCCGCCGGACAAGCCCCAAACCATGTCTCTGGCCTCTTTCTCTGCCGTGGCGATATGACCACTGAAATTTGCCGAAATTGTGTAAAATCGGCAGTACCGGACATCACCCAACGCTGTCCCGTCGAGGAAAATGCGGTGGTATGGTACGATCAGTGCCTTTTACGGTATTCGAACCGATCGATTGTCTCGAGAATGAGTGATTCGCCGGTGGTGTATTTGGTGAATACGCAGAATATCAGTAATCAAAATGTTTTCAATAGTCTACTGGCGACGAGTATGAGAGATGCGGCGGATAGGGCGGCCACTGGTACGCCGGGAGGGAAGAAGTTTGCGGTTAAGGAGGCTAATTTTACGGTGTTTGAGACGCTTTATAATCTTGTTCAGTGCACGCCGGATCTGTCCAGCTCCGATTGTAGACGGTGTCTCGAGATAGCTATCTCGCAATTGCCGGCGTGTTGTAACGGGAAACGAGGAGGACGAGTGTTGACACCTAGTTGTAATATTCGTTACGAGGTTTATCCATTTTATAATGCTTCAGTTGTTGAGGTGCCTTTTTCGCCACCGCCTCGGTCGCCGGAGATTCTAAGTTCAGTGCTTACTTAAATTCCACGTGGCTGGACCGGACATGATTAATTAAccttaaatattaaattatctttttttcagagaatattaaattatctttttttataaacaaatattaaagggataaagtacaaaaataggtctaaggtttttgcggaagtactaatttaggcttaacgttcaaaatagcacc
The sequence above is drawn from the Euphorbia lathyris chromosome 6, ddEupLath1.1, whole genome shotgun sequence genome and encodes:
- the LOC136233781 gene encoding cysteine-rich receptor-like protein kinase 25 produces the protein MKLSINFFKILPLILGFSITTQAQPTYLCHICPNATVFAINSTYHTNLNLTLSSLSLNANRTTGFYNTSAGQAPNHVSGLFLCRGDMTTEICRNCVKSAVPDITQRCPVEENAVVWYDQCLLRYSNRSIVSRMSDSPVVYLVNTQNISNQNVFNSLLATSMRDAADRAATGTPGGKKFAVKEANFTVFETLYNLVQCTPDLSSSDCRRCLEIAISQLPACCNGKRGGRVLTPSCNIRYEVYPFYNASVVEVPFSPPPRSPEILSSVLT